In the Vanacampus margaritifer isolate UIUO_Vmar chromosome 9, RoL_Vmar_1.0, whole genome shotgun sequence genome, TGAACGAGATGGAACCAAGCGGATTACTTTTTCATGTCAACATGCAAACATtcagaatttgtatttttttgtatggtcCTCATCACCCATTGATTTAACATTGGTAATATTGTATATGGAGTGGGTCGCTGCAGCAACCATTTGCATAATAAATGTCAGGGAGTATCCCTTTTCTGGCAGAGGATTTAGGATTGTTAACCTGATGTGCAAAAACAATTGGGTAGCTGGCACAGGAAAAGCCCTTTCTTGCACAACAGCATTCTATGACTTTCTCACATCTTGGCTGGATTACTGTCATACACATTTTGGAGACAGCCAATCAAGACGCCAATGTCTCTAGTTGCTTCAAAATGCCTCTGCTCGCCTCTTAATTGGAGCGCGTCAGCATTTAGCTCCTGTTAAGGCCCTCACTTTTCACTTTAGTGTTCATTTTAAgattccatttttgtttttaaatctctaGACGCACGAGCTGCTGATTGTTTTATAACATAGACTTcatttggaaatgaatggaaggGGAACCCGCTCAGCCTCTTTGATCACAACAACTCGTAAGAGTGGTGTTATGACGTCACAGATTTCTGAACACGCCAAAAACGTGTGCTTCTAAATTCTGGTTGGTTGTTGTGCCTTTTGTGGCTGTAAATTCTTGTTAGGGGTTAAGGGAGCCAGCCGTATGCTAAACTAGTGATATGTCACACATTAGTTGCTCTGACTACTAGTACTAatacttcttttctttttctgtttcttcttccatttcttcttgttctttcttactttttttcttctatttcttctgtctctgtttcttcttctttttcttcctgttcttcttctgtcGTTTCTTCTTCATTTCTAAAATGTTTCTTCCATTTCCTCTGTGTTTGTTTCTCCTTcttcctccttttctttttcttttccccccttcttttctctttttcagtttcttctttttctctttcttcatGAAGGTgaatgtaatatgcttgtgaatcgagtcaatatgtggttatgtacaaaagcacaatattgtgggtttttttttgtttttttttacaatgctaACGTTATCGCcatcctccccacaatattgggATGATTATTGTATCGTGATAAAATCGTATTGCGACATTTGGATATAGTTACATCCCTACAAATTTTAATATACACAAGTCACACCTGAGTATAAGTCACACGATCGGCCACACTATGAAAAGGGTGTTGataattttttcctctttcGTGTCAGATTTATCATCGGAGTTCTTCCCGTGCCCTCACTGCGACGTCTCGTTCACCAACCTGGACTTCCTGGAGAAGCACGTCAAGTGGGTGCACCAGAAGGAGTACCTCGCCGAGCTGAAGAAATGCCTCTCGGACCGCGACCAAAACCTCTTCCCGGAGCACGCCTGCGCCACCTGCGGCAGCACCTTCAGCTCCAAAGTCTACCTGCGGGTCCACATCAAAGAGGCCCACCCCTCGGCCCCGCCCCGCCGGCTCCACCCGTGCCCGACGTGCGCGCGCAGCTTCCAGTACTTGAAGAACCTGAAGAACCACTGCCAGCGCTGGCACAGCATGTCGGTGGTCATCCGAGGGGGGCACCTGTGCTGCGTGGACTGCGGCAAGAACTTCAAGAGCACCTGGGGACAGGGGCCGCACCTGTGCCACATGCCCCGCGCCGAATCGGAGGAGAAGCCCATCTGCCTGGACGTGGGCGTGCAGTGCAGCCAGTGCGGCAAGAAGCTGCGCACGCCCCAGAGCCTGGAGGACCACATGCGCACTCACACCGGCGACCGGCCCTTCGTGTGCAAGGACTGCGGCCGGCGCTTCGTGGAGCGCAGCAGCTGGCGCCAGCACGCGCTGATCCACACGGGCGAGAAGCCGCACAAGTGCAAAGTGTGCGGCAAGGCCTTCCAGAGGGGACACCAGCTCAAGTGCCACCTCACCACGCACTCGGCCAAGAAGGAGTTCTCCTGCGCCCAGTGCGGGAAGGAGTTCGGACTCAAGGCCAGCTTGAACCTCCACCTGCGGACGCACTCCAGCGAGAAGCCCTTCAGCTGCTCGGTGTGCGCCAAGAGCTTCAACACTCGCAAGAACCTGCGCGTGCACAGCAAGCTGCACAACGGCGAGAAGACGCACCAGTGCAGCGACTGCGGCCTGAAAATCAGCGACGTGGGCGCGCTC is a window encoding:
- the LOC144057358 gene encoding uncharacterized protein LOC144057358; the encoded protein is MKVDSDNKATADDVVVTFKIEDETWSRDGTEDDPREDCEDGHDLDIRIKDEPHYLEIDEAHRPFKDEPDSDLQDELCEYEAVVKEEDVIKEEEDDEEEEEEEPEAEESQDGDQMEDEGDDDGTDLSSEFFPCPHCDVSFTNLDFLEKHVKWVHQKEYLAELKKCLSDRDQNLFPEHACATCGSTFSSKVYLRVHIKEAHPSAPPRRLHPCPTCARSFQYLKNLKNHCQRWHSMSVVIRGGHLCCVDCGKNFKSTWGQGPHLCHMPRAESEEKPICLDVGVQCSQCGKKLRTPQSLEDHMRTHTGDRPFVCKDCGRRFVERSSWRQHALIHTGEKPHKCKVCGKAFQRGHQLKCHLTTHSAKKEFSCAQCGKEFGLKASLNLHLRTHSSEKPFSCSVCAKSFNTRKNLRVHSKLHNGEKTHQCSDCGLKISDVGALKIHLRTHTGERPYHCTVCGNKFIRLAHLRNHQRTHTGERPYKCDQCDKSFTQSGDLVKHKRTHSGEKPFECPECQRRYTSSGDLGKHRRSHTNLRPYICQECNKSFRLSGHLKTHMLTHTGEKPFSCPNCLRRFARSHHLSGHVAKCR